From Lathamus discolor isolate bLatDis1 chromosome 24, bLatDis1.hap1, whole genome shotgun sequence:
TTGTTCCACCTTGTGATTTACAGGGACGTCCCCTCCCTCTGCACCCTGCTCCCGGGACTCCGCGAGGTGCCCAGCCAATGGAGCACCCGGGATCAGCAGCACACAGGGTGCTGGGCGCTTCCCATCCATCACCTGGGGGGGGAAGGACTCGGCAGGAccagctctgtcctgctttGTGCTTGGCAATGACCTTCCAAAGCCCTCATACACCTCATGTCATACACCACCATACGTATCCCCTTGTACCCACCAGACCCCTCTCGgcccagagctgctccaccACCCTGTACACCAACAGTGACAAGTCCCATACTCATCAATCCcgaggcagcagagctgggcttccTGCTCCATaaggagcagggcagaggctCCGGGTGGATATCTCCAGGGATTAGGAGTCTAagagagcagggctgctgtccTCCCTGGGTGGGATCAGCAGCATCCAACCACATCTGGAAGCATGGGATCCGATATTATCTAATGAGACCCTTGTTCCTTTTGGGACAGGGCCTTTCTCTCCCAGATGCCCATCTCCCATTGGCATCATGGCCTGGATGGGGGAGACGGACACCTCCTGTGCTCTGAGCCAAGCATGAAGTGAACAGGAATCAGGGGATGCTTTCGGGAAGGTCACACAGGGGCCGTTTGCCTTTGTCCCTTGTCCCagtcccagccctgcctgagaCCTGCAGCGGGTTTGGGGTGGgtcccatggcaggggacaGGGATGCTCCATGGCCTGGCTGGCAGGGGATGGGGGTACCCAGCcctgggagagggggaaaggggagTTCTGATCACAGGGACCCAGCAGATGGCACTGGTGCCTCACAGAGGGGCTGGGGACACTGCTGCTGACACCCCCGGGACCAGGGCACAGGCAGCCGGGGGCAGCAGGAACAAGGGATTCACCCTTCCCAACGTGGGCTGTCACATCCTGCCCTGGCTGCTCCGTCCTGGGGGAGGACGGGACGTGGGACAGCGCCAGGGGCCATCCCCACCTCATTGCTCCCGGGGCAGGGACATGGAAACGCGGTCGGGCAGGAGCAGCGGGGCTGTTCTGTTCCCCACGTGTCTGGAAGCACAGGGaagagggtgcccagaggagctgtgcctgccccatccctggcagtgctcaaggccaggctggagcatcctgctccagtggaaggggtccctgcccgtggagctggatgagctttagggtccctcccaacccaaacctcGCTGGGATTCCATGGTTCTGTTTTCCGTGTGTTCTGTTTTTCCATTGTGAAACGTTCCTTGTGCACCCACCTACCTGTGCACCGGGACTGGTGTCCTCTGGAGGCTCTGAGAAGGATGGAAAGGTGGAGATGTGcatggggaaggagagagagagaaggaaatagcTCTGGGAATACGAAAGGAGTTGGGAAGTAGGAGCTGGGAGGTAGAGGAGAAGCTGAGCTGCCTGTTCCCTGCCTGCCCGCAAGCACAAAGAGCAGACCCAATCTGTCGGAGATGACAGCAAGGCCAGAACCAGCATCTGAATTAGCACGAAGTGTTTCCATTGTGCGAGGCACAATGAGGACCATATGTCAAGGCCAGGGCTGGCAGCCGGAACAACGGGCCCTGAGGAGGtttgggagctgctgtgtggaGCTTGCACTGCCCTATCCCATTCCCACCTCCCAGAGAGAGGATGGaggtgggatggagatgggatggagatgggatggagatgggatggagatggcCACCCAGCATGAGCATCCCTGAGCGGAGGCTGGGTCTGGATGCAGGCAGCGGGGACGTGGGGCATCCAAGGGGTGGTCACTGGGGAGAAATTGCTGGGACATAAAGGGAACCTGGGAGCTCTGAGGTCCCTTTCCATGCCCCATCGGAGCTATTGCCCCGTGCAAAGTCCCCTtcatccttcccttccctccccctgtttattctttccctttgaggcagctctgctgagccgAGGCCAATTGATTAGAGGCAGAAATTTGGAGCAAGTGGCGGAGCAGCTGCAGCCTGCCCCTGGGGATGCTCCGCATCCGCGCAGACAAAGGACACGAGCCGCAAACTtgcttcccagcacagctcaggaTGGGCTGAGGGAGCAGGGAGCGGGCTGGGGGACACCGGGAAGCGATGGGTGACGTCGGTGCCGGCGCCGATTTCCCAGGGGCACACGGGAGGGAGAAGGTGATTGATTGGGTGGGGTTGGGGATGCTGATGGCCGGAGCAGATgtcctcatcctgctgctgtcaccagAGGGACTGGGCCGCTCCGGGTCCGTTTATCCCAGCAAATCCAAGCTCGAGCCGGGGCTGTGGAGTGGGGGAAAGCCAAAGACGTGGAGCGAGcccggagctgctgctggtgggactCTTGGAGCACCAAGAGGACCCATTCTGGTCCCTGGGTGATGCCCTCGCTCCCACCGCCTCCTTCCACAGCCATCGACTTCTGCGTGGGGAATCCATCACCCCCCGGCACCGAGCAGCAGAAGGGATGGGTAAAACCAGCattaaagagaaagcaaaggggaAGCCGGGCGCTCCGGGTTCAGGATCCCTCTTTTGCCGCAGTTTAATtcatttccccctccccagcttccTTGTGAACTCCTAAACACTAAACCCTTGCTCAGCCTGAGCAGCCAAGACAAACGGGCGCTGGGGCACAGCACGGAGGAGGGTTTTCCACCCTGGTCATTCCGGTTGCGTGctcttgctctgttttctggGTCCCCTTTCCCCCAAGTGCACAAAgcagcaaataaataataataacattTATCAATAAATTAATTCAATAAATATCCTTGTGGCACAGAGACATGGCTGGGGAGCGGGGGGCGGAAGGGGGGGCTGCCCTGCTCTGGCTTTGCTCGGCCGCTGCCTTGcgatgcagggatgggggagcCGGCTCTGGGATGCGCTGCTTGATCCCTCTGGGATCCCCCATTCGCCGGTGAGTCCTTGTGAGACAGAGGTAGCGATTATTCCCTACTTTCATGGGGAGAGGGGAATGAGGGACGGAGCGAGGCGGCGCTGGGAGCTGGCGGCACCCGgtgggatggagccaggagatCTTGCCACTGCCAGTGCAAAATGAACTCTTCAACCAACCAAGCCCCCACCAAAGCAGGGCAAAGCATTCACTTCCACAATGAGCTTTCCCCAGCCTCAGCCTGCCCTTGCTGGAGAAAAGGCTCCTGGGCTCCgttttcccttcctgctcccaAAGTGCTGATCCATGTTTGGGAGGGACCGGGGCGAATCCCGGCTGCTGGaagctggggatggggctgtgcctgcttcctcccttctccaAGCCCGCGGCCCTGCCAGCCGCAGGTAAAGTGCAGTTTACCCCAGCCTGGGGAAGGTCACCCTGCACCGGGGCCATGCTGCTGTGAAAGGGGGGGCTGTGGCACCTAGGGGTGAAGCCTCTTTGCATGTGGGTCCCGGTGtcccctgtgctgtgcttgtgatccctccccacccccccaagcCTTTTTCACCAGGAGCACTGAAtgggagagagaggaaggggTGTGGGGGGGTGAAGTGCTGGTGCCCTGGGGTGGTTGTGCCTATCGGTGCCATGGGCCAGACCAGGGGGGCTTCACACTCACTGTGCACTAGTGCAAAAGAGGGCTGGGCAGCAAAGCCTGGCATGCACGGATGTGGGGAGCAGAGTGCTGAGCTCTGAGGAGACCCCATGTGCAATGGAGGGGCTTGGGGAGCCCCCGggtgctgctccagcctggaATGGCCCCGGAACCTCGCAGGCAGCACAGCGAGCATCCCTCTGTGCTCCATCTCAAGGGGAACCCACCGCTGGCATCCGGGTCCTGCCAGGGCTGCACCACATCCTTTAGGAGTGTGAAAAgccagggagctgctctgagcccGAGGGTGCTCCTGGGGCTGTCTGATGGCCCTGGATCATCCTGATGTGGTCCTCCATGTGCCCAGCACGGTGCCCCGgggcagaacagcagcaaacaaaGTGCCCCCactggctgtgctggtggggtgggtggTGGGAGAAGGCGCAGAGAGACGGACGGACGAGCCCCCGGGGCTAACGGTGCTGCAGGGTTTCACAGGTCCATTTCTTCGTGGTTCGTATTAGAGGTGCCACACGGACAGGCTCGGGCTCAGTGGCTCCTGTGTGTGTGGGTCAGGGAGCAGATGGGGCGGGCAGACGGATGGACTCAGGATCCAGTAGGCAGTGCGGGTGGGATGCGCAGCAGAAGGATGGACAGAAGTTGGAAGCAGACACGGCCAGCCCAGGCTTCAGGCAGCAGATCCAGCAGGCCAGACAGATGGTGATGGACCAAACATCCAGCCTGACTCAAGCAGGATGGAAAGACAGACGGACTTGGGCTTGGTGGTGGGGAAATACAGGACATAGTTCAGAGAGGGGGTAGAGCAGACAGCTGGGGACGTGGTCCATTGGAACAGATGGATGAACACAGGCACAGCGTTTTGGATGCCTGATGTGTGGTTCAGGTCATAGATGGACAGACGGACTTGAGCCCTTGGCTCGGATGCCCAGCACATGTTCAGGTGGGAGATGCGGCAGCCGGACGGACGGACACGGGCTGGGCGGCTCAGACATCCAGCACATGGTTCAGGTAGGAGATGTAGCAGATGGCCAGGCGCAGGATCTCGATCTTGGAGAGCTTCTTGTCCGGTGGGAGGGTGGGCAGCAGCTTCCGCAGCTCCGCAAAGGCCATGTTGAAGGCTTCGACGCGGATGCGCTCCCGCGTGGCGTGGGCTGTCCGGTACTTGGCCGTGGCACGGCGCCGGCGCCGGCGCTCCTCCCGGCTCAGGTGCTGCAGGTCCTTCTTCACAGCTTCTCCCGGCTCCATCCGGGACGGAGTGCACAAACCGACGGCGCCGGTGTCCTCAATGCTGCCCGTGTGGACACCACCGCAGTCGCTGAAGACGGACTCGGACTCGGAGTGTGTTGGGGCCAGGTCGAGCTCTGTCTGGTCCGAATTGAGCATCATCGTTGGGGAAGAAGGGTAGACAGAGGGATGGATGCTCTGGGGATGCGGCAGGACAGACTGGCCCAAGCACGAcgctggagcagagctgctctgctttaATGAGGAGGTCTCCGGCTCACAGCAAGCTCCTGGTtattctcctcctcttcatcctcatcacAGTCTCCGCAAGGGAATTTTGAGTTTTTCCTGGAAAACTCAAGGGGTGGGCGACAATGTCCGCTATAAATAATGGGTGAAAGATGGCAGCAGgcatataaaataaatcaatagaTAAGGAAATATCCCCTGTATGTGCTCAGAGATTGTGGGCTCCTCCCTTGCAGCCGTGGCAGGACCCAGTTTCGGAGCTGTCGGTGTCAGAGCCGGACTCCTGCGTGCTCtagaaaacagaagcacaggGGCTCTCAGTACAAGCGAGGCAGGGAGAGAACCCGGCTCTTTGCTCCCCTTGCCCTGCAGCATCGGTCCCAGATGAAGCAGGACCCCATCCTGGGGTCAGCTCCGGGATCCCGGTCATGGAGGGTGGAAAGGAGCCGGTGGAGAGGCTCTGGGAGAAGGTGGGAGCCGTTTCTCCTGCCTCTCCGGAGAGATGCCAGGTGGTGGATGAGCAAAGGGGAAAACCAGACTGCAGGGGCGAGAGGAAGGGGGGGCTCATTGTATACTAAATGAGCCCGTATGTCATGGAGCCTGGCACCCCCGACATATGGAACCCAACACAGCTGCTTTGCTTGATGTGTCCAAATAGGCGCTGGCTCCCCGCTCCCTCCGGGATGCTGCGCCGCTGGCTGGGAAAtctgcctctcctctcccttctcctccccctcgCTGCCTTCCCTGCCTGGCTCCAGCACTGGGGTCCCGGATGCCTTCgggagcagctctgggaaaagcaggtcctgctgcaggcGCATCTTCCCcctgggcaggggaaggggagcaAACTTCCGATGGGGAAGCGCTGGCAGCACGGCTGGGAAGGCAGCCAGGCAGAGATGTACAACATCTTCCCTCTCTTGGGCCTGACAGGCTTGTAATGAGCCATAGGACTGAGAAATGGGAACTAAACGGATGGGGACGGGCGATGACTGGGGAGAAATCGTCCATATCCCGCATTAAAAGAGTGTGTGTAGGGGTGCTTGCagaaaggagccccatgaaacTGCATTGAAATGACTGCGCATCCCCCCTGAGCACCCCTAAACGTATGGGGCTGCTTCTTTGCACACAAACACAGGGGTACACATCCACATGTACACACGTACGTTCCCCAGCACATACGTGCAAACGTTCCCAGGCAAAAACTCCACTGGGAGAATCCCACATCCATTTATGAGCAAGAATTTACACTCACTTGTAAATCTGCCCCAAGTCGGGCATCtctgcctgcacacacacacacacacacgctcaCATTGCACAGTGATGTCCAGTTTTCACTAAAGAAACCACCCTGGGCTGTTCTTCTGTAACAGAAACCACTTCCAGTATTAAAGGAAAAGGCCCAAATCCTAAACGAGAAGTTTAGGAAGCCTGGAGCTGATGGAAACGCGGCACTCAGGATCCACAAGGCTTTGAGCTCGCCATAAACTGCACTGTCCTCAGAGCACGGCTGAGATTTGTGTTCAGCTTCTGCCCCTGCCGTCGGGGGATGACAAACCAGGGACCAAGCACCATGACCAAGGTGGGAGTACGGGTCCCGGGTTCAGGAATCAGCCCCATCTGCTGCAGCCATTCCCTGCATCCGTGACTCCTGTACCCTGTTTAACCTCCTCCATCCCCCTTCTGCTTTCCCatcttttcccctcctgctcctgtcccCTTCCCACAGACCCAGGACCTCCCTCTGGATGCAGCCCCATCCTGCGGCCGCTCTGCCCTCAGGAGCAGCGTGTCCATGGATGATGACCCCAGcggggcagggatgctgctccaGCCACAAGCGTGAGCTCCGGAGGGGCTGCAGTGTGGAGAAAGAGGGGAGGTTGGCTCTGGGTTGACACGTGATGGGTCTgcacctccagctccagggCCGTGGTGAGGTCAGCGCCTGGACATCCAGGATCGCGCTTGCAACTTCTAGGAAACACTCTCCCCCCGCTGCTCATAGGGATGCATTAGATCCTTGCACCAGCTTCACTCATCTTCTACCTCCCTCCtaccccagtgctgctgcttggaaACCAACAGGCCCATTCTGCTCTTGCGCTGCAAACTCAGCCttcagcacagggcagggaaGGAGACAAACACCCATTTCCCATCCCCTCCTAGGGCACCAGCACCCAGGCACACGGGGGTCActtcaccctcctcctcctcgggcAGAGACGGATGGCGACCGCTCTGCTGCGGTCTGCGGAGCGCAGAGGCCGTGGGACAGCAACTTTGTTGGTGCTGTCTTGGGATCCTTGGGGGTGAATTTGAGGTGCATCAAACACAGAGGGCAGGAGCCCTGCTCGGGGGTCTCGGCTGCTGCGGGGTGTTGGCAGGAGACACCAGAGCATGGAGACAAGTCTCAGTACCGGCCCCAAATAAACTCCTTCTCCCACTCCTCCTTCACTGGCTTGGTCCAGTCCCCAGAGCGTTTTCCCTTTGCATGGGTGACTTGTGCTCTGAGTGGCTCTTTATCACTTCCCTTCAGAGGAACTGTAAAGTGCCGCTTTCCTGCATTCATCCATCACAAGAAGCTCTTTTAAACCTGCACTAAACAGCCTTTCCTCCAGCAAAACCCCAGTAACGATGTCTGAAGCCTCCCTGCCCATGCAAAGTCTGTCTGGGACCCACTTCCAGGCCATCTGGATGGAGcgtccttctctttctcctcatcAGAAATCCCCCATCCCATCACCAAGCCCAAAGCAAAGGATGCACCCGCAGGTTTGTGCATTAAACCTCACCCCAAAGTTGAGCCCGCTTCCCTATG
This genomic window contains:
- the NHLH1 gene encoding helix-loop-helix protein 1; its protein translation is MMLNSDQTELDLAPTHSESESVFSDCGGVHTGSIEDTGAVGLCTPSRMEPGEAVKKDLQHLSREERRRRRRATAKYRTAHATRERIRVEAFNMAFAELRKLLPTLPPDKKLSKIEILRLAICYISYLNHVLDV